One genomic segment of Hordeum vulgare subsp. vulgare chromosome 2H, MorexV3_pseudomolecules_assembly, whole genome shotgun sequence includes these proteins:
- the LOC123430535 gene encoding casparian strip membrane protein 1 — MSTSEAATVIPVYDVAPGQGAPSKAPAAAPSAPPAAAPAAAATTAPRKFPMPFFQRSDRGSRCMAFLDFLLRIAAFGPALAAAIATGTSDETLSVFTEFFQFRARFDDFPAFLFLMVASAIAAGYLLLSLPFSAVVVLRPQTTVLRLLLLVCDTIMLGLLTAAGAAAAAIVDLAHSGNERANWVPICMQFHGFCRRTSGAVVASFLSVFIFVLLVILAAFSIRKR, encoded by the exons ATGAGCACCAGCGAGGCCGCCACCGTCATCCCCGTTTACGACGTCGCCCCCGGCCAGGGCGCGCCCTCCAAGGCCCCCGCGGCGGCGCCTTCCGCGCCTCCGGCTGCCGCCCCAGCCGCGGCCGCGACGACAGCTCCGCGCAAGTTCCCCATGCCGTTCTTCCAGCGGAGCGACCGCGGCAGCCGGTGCATGGCGTTCCTCGACTTCCTGCTGAGGATCGCGGCGTTCGggccggcgctcgcggcggccATCGCCACCGGCACGTCCGACGAGACGCTCTCCGTCTTCACCGAGTTCTTCCAGTTCCGCGCCCGTTTCGACGACTTCCCAGCCTTCCT GTTCCTCATGGTGGCGAGCGCGATCGCCGCGGGGTACCTGCTGCTGTCCCTCCCCTTCTCCGCCGTCGTCGTGCTGCGGCCTCAAACCACCGTCCTGAGGCTTCTCTTGCTCGTCTGCGACACG ATCATGCTCGGGCTGCTGACGGCggcgggagcggcggcggcggccatcgTGGACCTGGCGCACAGCGGGAACGAGCGCGCCAACTGGGTGCCCAtctgcatgcagttccacggcttctgccggcGCACGAGCGGCGCCGTCGTGGCATCCTTCCTCTCCGTCTTCATCTTCGTGCTCCTCGTCATCCTCGCCGCCTTCTCTATCAGGAAGCGCTGA